One genomic segment of Planctomycetota bacterium includes these proteins:
- a CDS encoding hexose kinase encodes MTVITVTPNTSVDRTLEVPGLTLGGHLQGRLVRLQPGGKGVNVARCLAALGVPSVVTGLVGAAELALFRESFAPMPVAVELVPVAAPTRTCTTLLDPERGTDTHIREQGACVTPDEIGALHAKLAALASPDALVVFCGSLPPGMSGAHLEALLAACRERGAPVAADLNGSALSRALAAHPLLIKPNVEELGECLGRRLAEASDAELLEATRSLLDRVGTVLLTRGRRGALAVSAVRALACAVAIPHARNTVGCGDAFLAGYLAGMVRGAPMGEALRLAVACGAAQASSDAAGRITAGQVAELAPKAEVRAIQ; translated from the coding sequence TTGACCGTCATCACCGTCACCCCAAACACGTCGGTGGATCGAACCCTCGAGGTGCCGGGCCTGACCTTGGGCGGCCACCTCCAGGGCCGCCTGGTGCGCCTCCAGCCGGGCGGCAAGGGGGTGAACGTGGCCCGGTGCCTGGCCGCGCTGGGCGTGCCGTCCGTGGTCACGGGCCTCGTGGGCGCGGCGGAACTGGCCCTCTTCCGCGAGAGCTTCGCGCCGATGCCGGTGGCCGTGGAACTCGTGCCCGTGGCCGCGCCCACCCGCACCTGCACCACGCTGCTCGACCCCGAACGGGGCACCGACACCCACATCCGCGAGCAGGGGGCCTGCGTGACCCCCGACGAGATCGGGGCGCTGCACGCGAAGCTCGCGGCGCTTGCGTCGCCCGACGCGCTCGTCGTCTTCTGCGGCAGCCTGCCGCCGGGAATGAGCGGGGCTCACCTCGAGGCGCTTCTCGCCGCCTGCCGCGAGCGGGGAGCGCCAGTGGCCGCCGACCTCAACGGCTCGGCGCTGTCCCGCGCGCTGGCAGCGCACCCGCTCCTGATCAAGCCCAATGTCGAGGAACTTGGCGAGTGCCTCGGGCGCCGCCTGGCGGAGGCGTCGGACGCCGAGCTTCTGGAGGCGACTCGCTCGCTGCTGGACCGCGTGGGCACCGTGCTCCTCACTCGGGGCCGGCGTGGGGCGCTGGCCGTGAGTGCGGTCCGAGCGCTCGCCTGCGCGGTCGCGATTCCCCATGCCAGGAACACCGTGGGATGCGGCGATGCCTTTCTTGCCGGCTACCTGGCGGGAATGGTGCGGGGCGCCCCGATGGGCGAGGCCCTCCGCCTTGCGGTGGCCTGCGGCGCCGCGCAGGCGTCCAGCGACGCGGCGGGCCGCATCACAGCGGGCCAGGTGGCGGAGCTTGCCCCGAAGGCGGAGGTGCGCGCGATTCAGTGA
- a CDS encoding PEGA domain-containing protein — MKRATMVLGLLALGGCVHKEIEIMTRPPGARVEFDGQILEGGSPARFTFDWYGAHEIIVEKPGYIRKRLIVHITPPWFEQFPIDFFTEVLWPGRLYDIRSYPIALDRMLPMDDVPDDEKAAMKDGLIERGSQFRRLAREELGLPPPPEKREPAAAPPPPAPKEATPAQPAPEAK, encoded by the coding sequence ATGAAGCGAGCCACGATGGTTCTGGGGCTCCTGGCCCTGGGCGGATGCGTCCACAAGGAGATCGAGATCATGACCCGCCCGCCGGGGGCGCGCGTGGAGTTCGATGGGCAGATCCTCGAGGGGGGCTCGCCGGCGCGCTTCACGTTCGACTGGTACGGGGCTCACGAGATCATCGTCGAGAAGCCCGGCTACATTCGCAAACGCCTGATCGTCCACATCACACCGCCCTGGTTCGAGCAGTTCCCCATTGACTTCTTCACCGAGGTGCTGTGGCCCGGGCGGCTCTACGACATCCGCAGCTACCCGATCGCCCTCGACAGGATGCTGCCGATGGACGATGTTCCCGACGACGAGAAGGCCGCGATGAAGGACGGCCTGATCGAGCGGGGCTCGCAATTCCGCAGGCTGGCCAGGGAGGAGCTGGGGCTTCCGCCGCCGCCGGAGAAGCGGGAGCCCGCCGCCGCGCCCCCGCCGCCCGCCCCCAAGGAGGCGACGCCTGCCCAGCCGGCGCCCGAAGCGAAGTAG
- a CDS encoding metallophosphoesterase yields MVAPGNAWGKSNGRRAGGPRRAAPGRWLDRQGGGCYHRGIEEKGARVLIGVISDSHDNVPKLRAAVELFRRRRVQHIVHAGDYVAPFAVKVLVQSGIPFTGVFGNNDGEREGISRLTPCIHPEPHRIELGGRRITIVHHLTKLPPEQRTGTDVIVFGHTHQPHVEAGPPLLLNPGECCGWVEGKCTVALLDTESLEVSILEV; encoded by the coding sequence ATGGTAGCGCCCGGCAACGCCTGGGGCAAGTCGAACGGCAGGAGGGCGGGAGGACCCCGCCGCGCCGCGCCGGGCCGCTGGCTTGACAGGCAAGGCGGCGGCTGCTACCATCGAGGCATTGAAGAGAAAGGGGCCCGCGTGCTCATCGGCGTGATCTCCGACAGCCACGACAACGTGCCGAAGCTGCGCGCCGCCGTGGAACTGTTCCGCAGGCGTCGGGTTCAGCACATCGTCCACGCGGGCGATTATGTGGCGCCGTTCGCCGTGAAGGTGCTCGTCCAGAGCGGAATCCCCTTCACCGGGGTGTTCGGGAACAACGACGGCGAGCGAGAGGGGATCAGCCGGCTTACCCCGTGCATCCATCCCGAGCCGCATCGCATCGAGCTGGGCGGGCGACGCATCACCATCGTCCACCACCTGACCAAGCTGCCGCCCGAGCAACGCACGGGCACGGATGTCATCGTCTTCGGCCATACGCACCAGCCCCACGTGGAGGCGGGCCCTCCGCTGCTGCTCAACCCCGGCGAGTGCTGCGGTTGGGTCGAGGGCAAGTGCACGGTGGCGCTGCTGGACACGGAGTCGCTCGAGGTCTCGATCCTGGAAGTCTGA
- a CDS encoding C45 family autoproteolytic acyltransferase/hydrolase: protein MGRVVRIEGEPREAGRAYGELVAPLLRERVAEMWQVSRAGRFGQAQLDERGERFRGCVEQIAPEWLDEAEGIAAAAGVNVSDLFILNALPRGFWDTQTCGCTSCLVVGAQSANGATLLHKNRDLVNSPQDFHLRRTPAGRQLFVSRDTGTLGFGHFHGDQALAGANNTGSWIKPDELRECALACTHLLRLVAERAATCDQAVAVLEDAVAREVAGASGSCRGMIFLVGEPGKGVVVEMTSKRLACREVRDATLIRTNHFLLDEMQATLSEPPQPNTLRRYERAHQLLDPLPTKNVPDLIRMSRDHADGPDSICSDNWQHIFMTVSACTHVVRPGADDPLAHTRVQMGNTRNTIAIPVPRAIDGLPAECVDGTMHALARKLYARYGVGDHLAQIQDEMEREIAREFAQVGAAARFADPARLREHLTTFVARTVEGVRATLEGLLE from the coding sequence ATGGGGCGAGTCGTCAGGATCGAGGGGGAGCCACGGGAGGCGGGGCGGGCGTACGGCGAGCTCGTTGCGCCTCTTCTCCGCGAGCGGGTCGCCGAGATGTGGCAGGTCAGCCGCGCCGGCCGTTTTGGCCAAGCCCAGCTCGACGAGCGCGGCGAGCGCTTCCGCGGCTGCGTCGAGCAGATCGCGCCCGAGTGGCTGGACGAGGCGGAGGGGATCGCGGCGGCCGCGGGGGTGAACGTCAGCGATCTGTTCATCCTCAACGCCCTTCCCCGCGGCTTCTGGGACACGCAGACGTGCGGCTGCACCTCGTGCCTCGTCGTCGGCGCCCAGTCGGCCAACGGCGCCACCCTGCTGCACAAGAACCGCGACCTGGTGAACTCGCCGCAGGACTTCCACCTGCGTCGCACGCCCGCCGGGCGCCAGCTCTTCGTCTCGCGCGACACGGGCACGCTGGGCTTCGGCCACTTCCACGGCGACCAGGCCCTCGCCGGCGCCAACAACACCGGCTCGTGGATCAAGCCCGACGAGTTGCGCGAGTGCGCCCTGGCCTGCACCCACCTGCTGCGCCTCGTGGCCGAGCGCGCCGCCACGTGCGACCAGGCCGTGGCCGTGCTCGAGGACGCTGTGGCCCGCGAGGTGGCCGGCGCCTCGGGGAGCTGCCGCGGCATGATCTTCCTCGTCGGCGAGCCGGGCAAGGGCGTGGTCGTCGAGATGACCTCGAAGCGCCTCGCCTGCCGCGAGGTGCGCGATGCCACGCTCATCCGCACCAACCACTTCCTCCTCGACGAGATGCAGGCCACCCTTTCCGAGCCGCCGCAGCCGAACACCCTGCGGCGCTACGAGCGGGCGCACCAACTGCTCGACCCGCTGCCCACGAAGAATGTGCCCGACCTGATCCGCATGTCGCGCGACCACGCCGACGGCCCCGACTCGATCTGCTCGGACAACTGGCAGCACATCTTCATGACTGTGTCGGCCTGCACCCACGTCGTGCGCCCGGGCGCCGACGACCCGCTGGCCCACACCCGCGTGCAGATGGGCAACACGCGGAACACCATCGCCATCCCCGTGCCGCGCGCCATTGACGGCCTGCCCGCCGAGTGTGTGGACGGCACAATGCACGCCCTCGCCCGCAAGCTGTACGCCCGCTACGGCGTCGGCGACCACCTCGCGCAGATCCAGGACGAGATGGAGCGCGAGATCGCCCGCGAGTTCGCCCAGGTCGGCGCCGCCGCCCGTTTCGCCGACCCCGCCCGCCTCCGCGAGCACCTCACCACCTTCGTCGCCCGCACGGTCGAGGGCGTCCGTGCCACTCTTGAGGGTCTTCTCGAATGA
- a CDS encoding SGNH/GDSL hydrolase family protein, whose translation MPLETPFATTPFAWYRVSFRAKAPAGAMIAAVSFGPDGQPLDADHHTGIDPSTEWTEQAFCTRGKAGGVHALIRANPPELANCVRDVAVQPVVRPAVAEWADAVWAAMPALAWQPPGDRWHGLANTAAALGAIGPRGQMGRTGQAWEAARAPQDGANRPIGSSRPFRVVMLGDSIVNDTGNSPWDVLVERRHPGLRLEVVTSVRGGTGCWHYRDAGRVKPYVLDHEPDLLMIGGISHNNDTEAIRSVIRQVREHLRPDILLMTGPFGKGRDPRMLRGWSPVVTPDGSDYRSRLLALARDEGCGFLDLEGAWGSYLLATDRPYEWFLRDPVHANTRGGMLLGRVLERFLA comes from the coding sequence ATGCCCCTCGAAACCCCCTTCGCCACCACCCCTTTCGCCTGGTACCGCGTGAGTTTCCGCGCCAAGGCCCCCGCGGGAGCCATGATCGCCGCCGTGTCGTTCGGTCCCGACGGCCAGCCCCTCGATGCCGATCACCACACGGGCATTGACCCCTCGACCGAGTGGACGGAGCAGGCCTTCTGCACCCGAGGCAAGGCCGGCGGCGTCCACGCCCTCATCCGCGCCAATCCGCCCGAGCTGGCCAACTGCGTGCGCGACGTCGCCGTCCAACCCGTCGTCCGTCCCGCCGTGGCCGAGTGGGCCGATGCGGTCTGGGCCGCTATGCCGGCGCTTGCCTGGCAACCCCCCGGCGACCGCTGGCACGGCCTGGCCAACACCGCTGCCGCGCTGGGGGCCATAGGACCCAGAGGACAGATGGGACGGACGGGACAGGCATGGGAAGCGGCAAGAGCCCCGCAGGACGGTGCCAACCGCCCTATCGGTTCCAGCCGTCCCTTCCGCGTCGTCATGCTGGGCGATTCGATCGTCAACGACACAGGCAACTCGCCGTGGGACGTGCTCGTCGAGCGCCGGCACCCAGGCCTGCGCCTGGAGGTCGTCACCAGCGTTCGCGGCGGCACGGGCTGCTGGCATTACAGGGACGCGGGCCGCGTGAAGCCCTACGTGCTGGACCACGAGCCCGACCTCCTGATGATCGGCGGCATCAGCCACAACAACGACACCGAAGCCATCCGCTCTGTCATCCGCCAGGTCAGAGAACACCTCCGCCCCGACATCCTGCTGATGACCGGCCCCTTCGGCAAGGGCCGCGACCCTCGGATGCTGAGGGGCTGGTCGCCCGTGGTCACGCCCGACGGCTCCGATTACCGCAGCCGCCTCCTCGCGCTCGCCCGCGACGAGGGCTGCGGCTTCCTCGACCTCGAGGGCGCCTGGGGCTCCTATCTCCTCGCCACCGACCGCCCCTACGAGTGGTTCCTGCGCGACCCCGTCCACGCCAATACGCGCGGCGGCATGCTCCTCGGGCGCGTCCTCGAGCGCTTCCTCGCCTGA